A region of Catharus ustulatus isolate bCatUst1 chromosome 9, bCatUst1.pri.v2, whole genome shotgun sequence DNA encodes the following proteins:
- the VCAM1 gene encoding vascular cell adhesion protein 1 isoform X1, whose protein sequence is MLKEMGRTSLAVLVILCVLRTVKPFEMEIIPAEKIVAQIGDTLILTCNTTGCPSPVFSWRTQMDSPLGGKVSSYRTHSILTMNPVSIVNSHSYLCTVICDGREKKEKSVKVQIYSFTSNPVIEISPSLVAGEPATIVCKIPDVYPSSYLEVVLKEGEHILHAQSFPEDDNTNTETKIVTYPFLPTAEHTGKVITCVAKLPIADMTFEPEEKTSSQKLNVNFGPQNTVITASPGSSTMEGDSLNLTCVTQSNPPAKIVWSKYLAEESIQHLIKNNVLAIPHVHFNDSGRYICEVINLVTNKTEKETVDIIIQGAPVITKLSIEPSTTVQEGENVSIQCSAESNPPPKIVLRRKYDKADMRPYSARSILFPSVMFQNGGDYECLAENNFGKSKSEITLDVKYGPRNTMITVIPTAALKEGETVTMKCTSSGNPAPVISWKKKKANGESEKISKNATLTIWNLKSQDLGLYECEAYNQFGKEEKAVKLFVQARLEEPDQTIPLIIAFSAVAAVAVPAVAILIYVSRQAKINGSYSLVKALRLKV, encoded by the exons ATGTTAAAGGAGATGGGAAGGACAAGCCTGGCTGTGCTAGtaattttgtgtgtgttaaGGACTG TTAAAccttttgaaatggaaattataCCTGCTGAGAAAATTGTGGCACAGATTGGAGACACACTCATACTCACATGCAATACCACTGGCTGCCCATCACCAGTTTTTTCCTGGAGAACACAGATGGACAGCCCCCTTGGAGGAAAAGTCAGCAGCTACAGGACACATTCTATACTGACTATGAATCCAGTTAGCATTGTGAATTCTCACTCTTATCTATGCACTGTCATCTGTGatggcagagagaaaaaggagaagagtgTCAAAGTTCAAATTTACT cTTTCACCAGTAATCCTGTCATTGAGATCAGCCCATCCTTAGTTGCTGGAGAACCAGCCACTATTGTCTGTAAAATTCCTGATGTGTATCCTTCTTCCTACCTGGAAGTTGTCCTAAAGGAAGGTGAACACATTCTTCATGCCCAGAGTTTTCCTGAAGATGACAACACAAATACAGAGACCAAAATTGTGACATATCCATTTCTCCCCACGGCTGAACATACTGGGAAAGTGATTACCTGTGTGGCCAAGTTACCAATTGCTGATATGACTTTTGAACCCGAAGAAAAAACATCTTCTCAGAAACTTAATGTAAATT TTGGTCCACAAAACACTGTCATTACTGCATCTCCAGGCAGCTCGACAATGGAAGGAGATTCTCTGAACCTCACTTGTGTGACTCAGAGTAACCCTCCAGCAAAAATAGTTTGGAGTAAATATTTGGCTGAAGAAAGCATTCAGCATCTGATAAAAAACAATGTTCTTGCCATTCCCCATGTCCATTTCAATGATTCAGGACGGTACATCTGTGAAGTAATAAATCTGGTAACtaataaaacagagaaagaaaccGTGGACATTATTATACAAG GTGCTCCAGTCATTACAAAACTCTCCATTGAACCTTCTACAACAGTTcaagaaggagaaaatgtttCCATACAATGTTCTGCTGAAAGTAACCCTCCTCCCAAGATTGTTTTAAGGAGAAAATATGACAAGGCAGACATGAGGCCTTACAGTGCCAGGAGTATTCTTTTTCCATCTGTGATGTTCCAAAATGGAGGAGACTATGAATGTctagcagaaaataactttgGGAAGAGCAAAAGTGAAATCACACTTGATGTGAAAT ATGGACCAAGGAATACAATGATCACTGTTatccccactgctgctcttaAAGAAGGAGAAACTGTGACAATGAAATGTACTAGTTCTGGTAACCCAGCTCCCGTGATctcctggaagaaaaagaaggccAATGGAGAGTCTgagaaaatttctaaaaatgcaACTTTAACTATATGGAACTTGAAAAGTCAAGATCTGGGGCTTTATGAATGTGAAGCTTATAATCAATTtggcaaggaagaaaaagcGGTGAAATTATTTGTTCAAG CAAGATTGGAAGAACCAGACCAGACGATACCACTGATTATTGCATTCTCAGCTGTAGCAGCAGTAGCAGTACCTGCAGTTGCAATTTTGATTTACGTGTCAAGACAAGCAAAAATCAATGGATCCTACAGTCTTGTAAAAGCACTCAGGTTGAAAGTTTGA
- the VCAM1 gene encoding vascular cell adhesion protein 1 isoform X2, with translation MEIIPAEKIVAQIGDTLILTCNTTGCPSPVFSWRTQMDSPLGGKVSSYRTHSILTMNPVSIVNSHSYLCTVICDGREKKEKSVKVQIYSFTSNPVIEISPSLVAGEPATIVCKIPDVYPSSYLEVVLKEGEHILHAQSFPEDDNTNTETKIVTYPFLPTAEHTGKVITCVAKLPIADMTFEPEEKTSSQKLNVNFGPQNTVITASPGSSTMEGDSLNLTCVTQSNPPAKIVWSKYLAEESIQHLIKNNVLAIPHVHFNDSGRYICEVINLVTNKTEKETVDIIIQGAPVITKLSIEPSTTVQEGENVSIQCSAESNPPPKIVLRRKYDKADMRPYSARSILFPSVMFQNGGDYECLAENNFGKSKSEITLDVKYGPRNTMITVIPTAALKEGETVTMKCTSSGNPAPVISWKKKKANGESEKISKNATLTIWNLKSQDLGLYECEAYNQFGKEEKAVKLFVQARLEEPDQTIPLIIAFSAVAAVAVPAVAILIYVSRQAKINGSYSLVKALRLKV, from the exons atggaaattataCCTGCTGAGAAAATTGTGGCACAGATTGGAGACACACTCATACTCACATGCAATACCACTGGCTGCCCATCACCAGTTTTTTCCTGGAGAACACAGATGGACAGCCCCCTTGGAGGAAAAGTCAGCAGCTACAGGACACATTCTATACTGACTATGAATCCAGTTAGCATTGTGAATTCTCACTCTTATCTATGCACTGTCATCTGTGatggcagagagaaaaaggagaagagtgTCAAAGTTCAAATTTACT cTTTCACCAGTAATCCTGTCATTGAGATCAGCCCATCCTTAGTTGCTGGAGAACCAGCCACTATTGTCTGTAAAATTCCTGATGTGTATCCTTCTTCCTACCTGGAAGTTGTCCTAAAGGAAGGTGAACACATTCTTCATGCCCAGAGTTTTCCTGAAGATGACAACACAAATACAGAGACCAAAATTGTGACATATCCATTTCTCCCCACGGCTGAACATACTGGGAAAGTGATTACCTGTGTGGCCAAGTTACCAATTGCTGATATGACTTTTGAACCCGAAGAAAAAACATCTTCTCAGAAACTTAATGTAAATT TTGGTCCACAAAACACTGTCATTACTGCATCTCCAGGCAGCTCGACAATGGAAGGAGATTCTCTGAACCTCACTTGTGTGACTCAGAGTAACCCTCCAGCAAAAATAGTTTGGAGTAAATATTTGGCTGAAGAAAGCATTCAGCATCTGATAAAAAACAATGTTCTTGCCATTCCCCATGTCCATTTCAATGATTCAGGACGGTACATCTGTGAAGTAATAAATCTGGTAACtaataaaacagagaaagaaaccGTGGACATTATTATACAAG GTGCTCCAGTCATTACAAAACTCTCCATTGAACCTTCTACAACAGTTcaagaaggagaaaatgtttCCATACAATGTTCTGCTGAAAGTAACCCTCCTCCCAAGATTGTTTTAAGGAGAAAATATGACAAGGCAGACATGAGGCCTTACAGTGCCAGGAGTATTCTTTTTCCATCTGTGATGTTCCAAAATGGAGGAGACTATGAATGTctagcagaaaataactttgGGAAGAGCAAAAGTGAAATCACACTTGATGTGAAAT ATGGACCAAGGAATACAATGATCACTGTTatccccactgctgctcttaAAGAAGGAGAAACTGTGACAATGAAATGTACTAGTTCTGGTAACCCAGCTCCCGTGATctcctggaagaaaaagaaggccAATGGAGAGTCTgagaaaatttctaaaaatgcaACTTTAACTATATGGAACTTGAAAAGTCAAGATCTGGGGCTTTATGAATGTGAAGCTTATAATCAATTtggcaaggaagaaaaagcGGTGAAATTATTTGTTCAAG CAAGATTGGAAGAACCAGACCAGACGATACCACTGATTATTGCATTCTCAGCTGTAGCAGCAGTAGCAGTACCTGCAGTTGCAATTTTGATTTACGTGTCAAGACAAGCAAAAATCAATGGATCCTACAGTCTTGTAAAAGCACTCAGGTTGAAAGTTTGA